The genomic stretch CTCCTTATAGGAGACAAGGGGAGGTGAGACTTCAATCTTTACCCTTGCAAATCTCTCTTTCAAGTCCTTTATGCACCTCTCGAGATGAACCTCTCCAGCAGCGGCAAGAACTTGCTCTCCTCGGGCAGAAACATTGACTTCTACAAATGGGTCTGCCCGGTTTAGAAGCCTCAAGCCCCTCATAAGTGCACCCATATCTGCCGGATCAGATGGTTCAATTGCTACTCTCAAAGTTGGAGAGACTTGGAAAACCATACTTGAGAATGGCCAACAGTTTCTTGTGGATGACAGTGTCGCACTCTTTAAGATATGCTGACCAAGGCCTCGTATTGCAACAACATTCCCTGCCTTCACAGACGCCACCGGTTTCAACCCTTGTCCCATCATCAGATACAAGGAATGCAACTCTGCTTCCTGCACATGCTTTTGCATTCCTTCCCCCCCTTTAAGTGGATCATACAAAGCTGAAAGCACAAAAATTCTCTGCCCCGAATAAAGAACCCCGCTGAAAATCCTTGCAAATGCAAGGAAGTACTCGTCTAAATCACTAGCCCCTCCTTCTTCTACAAAATTGCTCATAATTTCTCCATGTGGGCCCCTTTGCGGAAGCATTTTCAGTGGAACAGCAAACATTTTAGATACAAATGCAACACAAGGAGCTTCTGGACTAGAATCACAGGCCTCAACACACTTCCTCACATGTTCAGCTTCTGCCAGCACATCATGACAAGTCCCATTATCCACAACCTCCCTCTTTGGAAGCAACCGCGCAATTCGAATAGGCTGGGCTGCAATGGGATCAGGCATACATCTAACAACCATTGACAATATTGTATTAGATAAAGGAAGCCACCGGCTCATAACAGCTTGAAGCACCACTTTCGGATCCTTGTTCTGAAATTCACGAGAAGGTACAGACAAGTTAAATGACTTGATGACTTTCTCAAGCATCGCTTTATTCCCATCAGAGTCGAGAGCTGCCTGATAAACCTGCCAGAGAGGCTCAAGCACAAACTGCACAAACATAGGCCGAGCCTTACTCCCTCCGCTGATTCCCTTTTTTCCTACAATCATTTTGGTCTTCGAATTATAGTATCGGGGACCCCACAAAGCTTTCTGCAATGCTGTGACACTTGCCCCAAGCTTCGATGCATAGAAATCAGCAAACTCCCCGATGCAGAAACCCCACCCATCCAAAGCACAGGCAAAAGCCACATTTCCGTTTTGGGGTTGGAaagtatcttcttcatcatcctcaATGAACTCCTGATTCTCATCACCCGTTTCACCAGTAGGAAGTGAAAGTATCGAATCTACGTCAGAAAGATACTTCTCTGACTTGTAGGCACTCACAATCCCATTAACCTCGTGAACAATTCTCTGCAATCGATTGTAAGCTTCCATTGGACTCAGTTTCAGTTCTAAGATTAACCTATCAATCTTGTTGAGGACTAGGCAGGGTGTAAGCTTTTCTATCCACGCCTGACGCAAGACGGCATGTGTCTGTATGTGAACCCCTTCGACAGCATCAACTAAGACCAAGGCACCATCACTCAATCGGGCAGCAGTGGAGACCTCGCTGCAGAAATCCATGTGCCCCGGTGAATCTATGAGATTA from Macadamia integrifolia cultivar HAES 741 chromosome 11, SCU_Mint_v3, whole genome shotgun sequence encodes the following:
- the LOC122094035 gene encoding elongation factor-like GTPase 1, coding for MGDSDCHKIRNICILAHVDHGKTTLADHLIAGAGSGLLHPKQAGRLRFMDYLDEEQRRAITMKSSSIALKYGEYNINLIDSPGHMDFCSEVSTAARLSDGALVLVDAVEGVHIQTHAVLRQAWIEKLTPCLVLNKIDRLILELKLSPMEAYNRLQRIVHEVNGIVSAYKSEKYLSDVDSILSLPTGETGDENQEFIEDDEEDTFQPQNGNVAFACALDGWGFCIGEFADFYASKLGASVTALQKALWGPRYYNSKTKMIVGKKGISGGSKARPMFVQFVLEPLWQVYQAALDSDGNKAMLEKVIKSFNLSVPSREFQNKDPKVVLQAVMSRWLPLSNTILSMVVRCMPDPIAAQPIRIARLLPKREVVDNGTCHDVLAEAEHVRKCVEACDSSPEAPCVAFVSKMFAVPLKMLPQRGPHGEIMSNFVEEGGASDLDEYFLAFARIFSGVLYSGQRIFVLSALYDPLKGGEGMQKHVQEAELHSLYLMMGQGLKPVASVKAGNVVAIRGLGQHILKSATLSSTRNCWPFSSMVFQVSPTLRVAIEPSDPADMGALMRGLRLLNRADPFVEVNVSARGEQVLAAAGEVHLERCIKDLKERFARVKIEVSPPLVSYKETIEGEGSNPPENLNVLTDSSEYAEKMTPNGRCVIRVQVMKLPPALAKVLDESSDLLGSIIELKPEQRSRSLESLNATEDDNPIEALKKRMVDAIESDIKSGSKEIDSDKIEKYKNLWLQILQRIWALGPRQVGPNILLVPDSKGGVIGSSILIPGSSLVSGRLGFVDVSCAKTMEKDTAAKAGLGASHALYMEAESLASSVVSGFQLATAAGPLCDEPMWGLAFLVEANIIPSGAQTDESEPSTQQQDQYGIFAGQVMTAVKDACRTAVLQKKPRLVEAMYFCELNTPTEYLGPMYAVLSRRRARVLKEEMQEGSPLFTVHAYVPVTESFGFADELRRWTSGASSALLVLSHWEALLEDPFFVPKTEEEIEEFGDGASVLPNTARKLIDAVRRRKGLPVEDKVVQHATKQRTLARKV